One Leptolyngbya ohadii IS1 genomic window carries:
- a CDS encoding AAA-like domain-containing protein, whose product MRYQVGGSLRSDDPTYVVRKADQQLYQALKEGEFCYVLNSRQMGKSSLLERTRRRLEEDGDVCAYIDITQLGSEQVTPAQWYRGIATVLFYEFNLFEFVNLKQWWEQEPDIPPVQKLDRFIETVLLPNVLKQNSAGSRIYILIDEIDSLLSLPFSVNDFFAWMRHCYQQRVHNPEFNRLGFALFGVATPSNLMRDKRRTPFNIGRAIALHGFQPHEVDPLIDGIAPYISQPEAVLREILHWTNGQPFLTQKLCQMVLQANQDSDGLLYLPPGGESFWVEQLVRSRVIQQWESQDEPEHLRTIRDRLLFNDERAGRLLGLYQQVLETTLEGELSDSAVPLDDSPEQAELLLSGLVEKHDGHLRIKNRIYRAIFNAEWVAQQLNRLRPYAQALNAWAASGYQDESRLLRGRALGEVLDWSQNKPLSDLDYKFLAACQELERREFEQKLEAERLHGIEAKLTAQKQKAKLQDRLTTVISFALLISTVLGVTAFAQFRLANQNAQQARISEVRALASSSEGLFASNRRLDALVEAIKAKRRSQAIPTVNAASDRQVDAVLRQAIYESDEFNRLSGHQAAIMSVAISPDSSLLASASVDKTVKLWRRDGSLMATLTGHKAVVRTVAFSPDGKLLVSGSDDQNIKLWTLDGKLVKTIEGHPASVWGVAFSSDGQLIASTSTDGTVNLWRTDGTLLRTLQGTGVGVWGVAFSPDSQRIAVAGFDRTVKIWDRGGKLLTTIKGHRGLLIGVAFSPDGQTLATASGDRTVRTWKLDGSPVNTFEGHAAAVYGVAFSPDGQTIVSASVDRTLKLWRTDGTALNTLSGHSAAIWNVAWSGDGSYIASAGTEGVVRLWQAKNPFRSIITANAGGTWGLDISKNGQTILTGTLSSPVKFWDRQGKLLNRTQNQLLGSVSLAFSPDETQIASASNGNKIGLWQNDGTLIKTFSGHSAVVWTVAFSPDGKTIASGGEDSTIKLWEVNRTCAEDLAIVPAARSSNSGQSSPQNSAQPSNCTPPKTLTGHSATVWQAVFSPDGKYIASASADGTVKLWRSDGTLLKTLDGHKAAVWRVAFSPDSKILATGSGDKTVKLWTLDGKLLRTLEGHTAGIWGVAFSPDGKKIASGSVDTTVRLWTIDGQQLTLLRGHSAAIRNLAYSPDSSFVASVGEDGSLILWNVAQVLNSDLLDDGCKHIGDYLRTNQDLAEKAPDGQLGDRHLCDR is encoded by the coding sequence ATGAGGTATCAGGTTGGCGGCAGTCTTCGCAGCGATGATCCGACCTATGTGGTGCGGAAGGCAGATCAGCAGCTTTATCAAGCACTCAAGGAAGGTGAGTTTTGCTATGTGCTGAACTCCCGGCAGATGGGCAAATCCTCCCTGCTGGAACGAACTCGCAGAAGGTTGGAGGAGGATGGCGATGTCTGCGCCTACATTGATATTACGCAGCTCGGCAGCGAACAGGTCACGCCTGCCCAATGGTATCGAGGCATTGCAACAGTTCTTTTCTATGAATTCAATTTGTTTGAGTTCGTGAATCTGAAGCAGTGGTGGGAGCAGGAACCAGACATTCCCCCCGTTCAGAAGCTCGATCGCTTTATTGAAACTGTTTTACTGCCCAACGTTCTGAAGCAGAATTCAGCGGGCAGTCGAATTTACATCCTGATTGATGAGATTGATAGTCTCCTCAGTCTTCCCTTTTCTGTCAACGATTTCTTTGCCTGGATGCGGCACTGCTATCAGCAGCGGGTTCATAATCCTGAGTTTAATCGATTGGGATTTGCCCTATTCGGTGTGGCAACACCATCGAATTTAATGCGCGATAAACGCCGGACTCCGTTTAATATTGGTCGGGCGATCGCCCTGCATGGTTTCCAGCCCCACGAAGTTGATCCGCTGATTGACGGCATTGCGCCCTATATTAGCCAACCGGAAGCCGTTCTGCGAGAAATTCTGCACTGGACAAACGGACAGCCTTTTCTAACGCAGAAGCTTTGTCAGATGGTGCTGCAAGCTAACCAGGACAGCGATGGACTGCTCTATCTACCTCCCGGCGGCGAATCGTTTTGGGTTGAGCAACTAGTTCGATCGCGTGTGATCCAGCAGTGGGAATCCCAGGACGAACCAGAACATTTGCGAACGATCCGCGATCGGCTTTTGTTTAACGACGAGCGGGCAGGACGGTTGCTGGGACTGTATCAGCAGGTGCTAGAAACTACCCTTGAAGGCGAGTTGAGCGATTCTGCCGTGCCGCTCGACGATTCCCCAGAGCAGGCAGAACTGTTGTTGTCGGGACTGGTAGAAAAGCATGACGGGCATCTGCGAATCAAAAACCGCATTTATCGGGCAATCTTTAATGCTGAGTGGGTGGCACAGCAGCTCAATCGTCTTCGTCCCTACGCTCAGGCATTAAACGCATGGGCTGCATCCGGTTATCAGGATGAGTCCCGTCTGCTGCGCGGCAGAGCTTTAGGAGAAGTGCTGGATTGGTCACAGAACAAGCCTTTAAGCGATCTGGACTATAAGTTTTTGGCAGCCTGTCAGGAGCTGGAGCGGCGCGAATTTGAACAAAAACTGGAGGCGGAACGGCTGCACGGCATTGAGGCAAAGCTGACAGCCCAAAAGCAAAAGGCAAAACTTCAGGATCGGTTAACGACCGTCATTAGTTTTGCTCTGCTCATCTCCACAGTTCTGGGGGTGACGGCATTTGCCCAATTTCGTCTGGCGAATCAAAACGCGCAGCAGGCAAGAATCAGCGAAGTACGAGCCTTAGCCTCCTCTTCGGAAGGGCTGTTTGCCTCAAATCGCCGCCTGGATGCCCTGGTAGAAGCCATCAAAGCTAAACGCCGATCGCAGGCAATTCCAACAGTGAATGCGGCAAGCGATCGCCAGGTGGATGCCGTGCTGCGGCAGGCAATCTATGAATCCGATGAGTTTAACCGCTTATCCGGACATCAGGCGGCAATTATGTCTGTGGCAATTAGTCCCGATAGCAGCCTGCTTGCCTCTGCCAGCGTAGACAAAACCGTTAAACTGTGGCGGCGCGATGGCTCGCTCATGGCGACCTTGACCGGACATAAAGCCGTTGTGCGAACCGTTGCCTTTAGTCCGGATGGAAAGCTGCTTGTCTCCGGCAGCGACGATCAAAACATCAAACTCTGGACGCTGGATGGAAAGCTAGTTAAGACGATCGAGGGACATCCGGCTTCGGTGTGGGGTGTAGCATTTAGTTCCGACGGACAGCTAATTGCTTCTACCAGCACCGATGGAACCGTGAACCTCTGGCGCACCGACGGAACGCTGCTTAGAACGCTCCAGGGCACAGGCGTTGGCGTGTGGGGGGTTGCCTTTAGTCCAGACAGTCAACGAATTGCCGTTGCTGGTTTCGATCGGACGGTAAAAATTTGGGATCGCGGCGGCAAGCTGCTGACCACAATCAAAGGTCATCGGGGTTTGCTGATTGGGGTGGCGTTTAGTCCCGATGGACAAACCCTGGCAACGGCAAGCGGCGATCGCACTGTGCGAACCTGGAAACTGGATGGCAGTCCGGTTAACACCTTTGAGGGACACGCAGCAGCGGTTTACGGCGTGGCATTTAGTCCCGATGGGCAAACGATCGTCTCTGCCAGCGTCGATCGAACTCTGAAACTGTGGCGCACGGATGGCACTGCCCTGAACACCCTGAGCGGTCATAGTGCCGCTATCTGGAATGTTGCGTGGAGTGGGGACGGCAGCTATATTGCCTCCGCCGGAACTGAGGGCGTGGTGCGGCTCTGGCAGGCAAAGAATCCGTTTCGATCGATTATTACGGCGAATGCGGGGGGAACCTGGGGACTCGATATTAGTAAAAACGGGCAGACCATCCTGACCGGAACGCTGAGTAGCCCCGTGAAGTTCTGGGATCGTCAGGGCAAACTGTTGAACCGGACTCAGAATCAGCTCTTAGGATCGGTTTCGTTAGCATTTAGTCCCGACGAAACTCAAATTGCCTCCGCCAGCAACGGCAACAAGATCGGCTTGTGGCAAAACGACGGTACGCTGATCAAAACCTTTAGCGGACATTCTGCGGTCGTCTGGACGGTGGCATTTAGTCCCGATGGCAAGACGATCGCGTCTGGTGGTGAGGACAGCACGATAAAACTCTGGGAGGTGAATCGCACCTGCGCTGAGGATTTGGCGATCGTCCCTGCTGCCAGATCCAGTAATTCTGGGCAATCTTCCCCGCAAAACTCCGCACAACCATCTAACTGCACCCCTCCTAAAACCCTGACCGGGCATAGCGCCACCGTGTGGCAGGCTGTTTTTAGCCCCGATGGCAAGTACATTGCCTCTGCCAGTGCAGATGGAACGGTAAAGCTATGGCGCAGTGATGGGACGCTGCTTAAAACTCTGGACGGACACAAAGCGGCAGTCTGGCGAGTTGCATTTAGCCCAGACAGTAAAATTCTGGCAACGGGCAGCGGCGACAAAACCGTAAAGCTCTGGACGCTGGACGGCAAACTGCTGCGGACTCTGGAGGGACACACAGCGGGCATTTGGGGTGTGGCGTTCAGTCCGGACGGCAAAAAGATTGCTTCTGGCAGCGTTGATACAACCGTGAGATTATGGACGATCGACGGTCAGCAGCTTACCCTGCTACGCGGACACAGTGCCGCAATCCGCAATCTGGCATATAGTCCAGACAGTTCGTTTGTTGCCTCCGTTGGGGAAGATGGTTCGCTCATTTTGTGGAACGTCGCGCAGGTGCTAAACAGCGATTTGCTGGATGACGGGTGCAAGCATATCGGCGATTATCTGCGAACCAATCAAGACCTAGCCGAAAAGGCTCCCGACGGGCAGTTAGGCGATCGGCATTTGTGCGATCGATAG
- a CDS encoding AAA-like domain-containing protein, whose amino-acid sequence MQDAIHLSEIRENRGDRYTLEQLSDRINVSTKTLSRLWSLNSGVDQKTLRLCFNTFDLELCPEDYATVNDSEGSDLEAAIEDNYSATPLPFQADSSSTAYHSQEQRQVQGDRNGLPHQGLPHQGLPHQLLSLPYPGGPLSPGSLFYISRAPLEELAYREVTQPGCVIRIRAPRGMGKSSLALRLLDHAENLGYGTALLDCNQIENEYLHDLNKLLRCFCQRVAIELGIPPRLNDYWDDEIGSKLSCTLYFKQYLLQQIQTPLVLALNAIDCLFEYSQLAQEFFPMLRSWHEAARRDRDWQKLRQVVIYSTEDYPALDINCSPFNVGLPLRLKEFTPQQVQELADRYGLNWNPDQVDLLMARVGGHPTMIQIAFYYLCCEGMPLETLLQQAMRDGGVFDYYLRQRWALLQKQPRLLEAFAAVVESEQGIQIESSLARQLEGHGLVRYEDDRILPRCHLYRVYFKQQMRSCQSSQSSQSSQSSL is encoded by the coding sequence TTGCAGGATGCAATCCATCTGTCTGAGATTCGGGAAAATCGAGGCGATCGCTACACGCTAGAACAGTTAAGCGATCGGATTAATGTATCGACTAAAACCCTGAGTCGTCTCTGGTCACTTAACTCTGGCGTCGATCAAAAAACGCTGCGTCTTTGCTTCAACACCTTTGATCTGGAGCTTTGTCCCGAAGACTATGCAACTGTAAATGATTCGGAAGGGAGTGATTTGGAAGCGGCGATCGAGGACAATTACTCAGCGACTCCCCTTCCCTTTCAGGCAGATAGTTCCAGCACCGCCTATCATTCCCAGGAGCAACGTCAGGTACAGGGCGATCGCAACGGTCTGCCGCATCAGGGTTTGCCGCATCAGGGTTTGCCGCATCAATTACTGAGCCTACCCTATCCCGGTGGTCCATTGTCGCCCGGCTCTCTGTTTTATATTAGTCGCGCCCCGCTGGAGGAACTGGCTTACCGGGAGGTCACTCAGCCAGGCTGCGTGATTCGGATTCGTGCCCCTCGCGGCATGGGAAAAAGTTCTTTAGCGCTCCGTTTGCTGGATCATGCCGAGAATTTGGGATACGGAACGGCGCTGCTGGACTGCAACCAAATCGAGAATGAGTATCTGCACGATCTCAACAAGCTATTGCGATGCTTCTGTCAGCGGGTGGCGATCGAACTGGGAATTCCGCCCCGGCTCAACGACTACTGGGACGATGAGATTGGCAGTAAGTTAAGCTGCACGCTCTATTTCAAACAGTATTTGCTTCAGCAGATTCAAACGCCCCTGGTGCTGGCTTTGAACGCGATCGATTGTCTGTTTGAGTATTCCCAACTCGCCCAGGAGTTTTTCCCGATGCTGCGCTCCTGGCATGAGGCGGCAAGACGCGATCGAGACTGGCAAAAGCTGCGCCAGGTAGTGATTTACTCTACAGAAGACTATCCCGCCCTGGATATCAACTGCTCTCCATTTAATGTCGGCTTGCCCCTACGCCTCAAGGAATTTACGCCCCAGCAGGTGCAGGAACTCGCCGATCGCTACGGGCTAAACTGGAACCCGGATCAGGTCGATCTGCTGATGGCGCGGGTGGGGGGACATCCGACGATGATTCAAATTGCATTTTATTATCTTTGCTGTGAAGGAATGCCCCTGGAAACGCTGCTTCAGCAGGCAATGAGGGACGGCGGCGTATTTGACTACTATCTGCGGCAGCGCTGGGCTTTACTGCAAAAACAGCCTCGTTTACTGGAAGCCTTTGCGGCGGTGGTGGAGTCTGAGCAGGGCATTCAAATTGAGTCATCGCTGGCGCGTCAGCTTGAAGGTCATGGCTTGGTTCGCTACGAAGACGATCGCATCCTGCCCCGCTGTCATCTGTACCGTGTTTACTTCAAGCAGCAAATGCGTTCCTGTCAGTCGTCACAGTCGTCACAGTCGTCACAGTCGTCGCTATGA
- a CDS encoding Pr6Pr family membrane protein — translation MKRGYEAIVGGLIWAALVLQFWLLIDKAIANGLTVWIGVARYFGYFTILTNILVALVLTVPLLIPDHGLGRFLSQPSVRTATAGYIIVVGVIYSLVLRDLWNPEGLQLIADRMLHDFSPIAYVFDWLLFVPKSFLRVEDLPSWLIYPGTYAIAALVRGAIFGWYPYPFLNAGELGYPQVLLNVALLLVGFLVLGLMLIKLGQRLKYAKIRRI, via the coding sequence ATGAAAAGGGGTTACGAAGCGATCGTCGGTGGTTTGATTTGGGCGGCTCTGGTGCTGCAATTCTGGCTATTGATTGACAAAGCGATCGCTAACGGGCTGACGGTATGGATTGGAGTGGCACGATATTTCGGCTATTTCACCATTCTCACAAACATCCTCGTCGCTCTCGTACTTACTGTTCCCCTGTTGATTCCCGATCATGGCTTAGGACGATTCCTCTCCCAACCAAGCGTGAGGACTGCAACGGCTGGCTACATTATTGTCGTCGGCGTAATTTACTCCCTCGTTCTGCGGGATTTATGGAACCCGGAAGGACTTCAGCTCATTGCCGATCGAATGCTGCACGATTTTAGTCCGATCGCCTATGTGTTCGACTGGCTGCTGTTTGTCCCAAAATCGTTTTTGCGCGTTGAGGATCTCCCTTCCTGGCTGATCTACCCCGGCACCTACGCGATAGCTGCTCTGGTACGCGGTGCGATTTTTGGCTGGTATCCCTACCCATTTCTCAATGCGGGGGAACTGGGATATCCCCAGGTTTTGCTGAACGTTGCACTGCTGTTGGTTGGGTTTCTGGTCTTAGGTCTGATGTTGATCAAACTGGGGCAACGCCTGAAATATGCAAAGATTCGCAGGATCTGA
- the murA gene encoding UDP-N-acetylglucosamine 1-carboxyvinyltransferase, whose amino-acid sequence MIPSIPTLKSNQQFNQPVLRICGDRSLEGEVRISGSKNAVLPIMAAALLSADECQIRNVPQLEDVTQMGRILEYLGVSVEHRGSVLNLNSASLSGIKAPSDAVQKLRAGFLVIAPLLARTGMAQVPLPGGCAIGSRPVDLHLRGLEAMGAKIEVREGVVHAYLKQGDRLQGARIKLDFPSVGATEALIMAAVLAEGETVIENAAQEPEVADMIGFCQLMGARISGAGTPRIVISGVSHLHGTEYRVIPDRIEAGTFLAAAAITRSPLTLTSVNAAHLRSVVEELWAMGAMVRAEKTPSLETSRLHRLRIVPANKPMGRVIKTRPYPGFPTDMQPQFMSLLSTANDNSFMIETLFENRFQHIPELNRMGADIRVQGNQALIFGGARLVGTDVTATDLRAGAALVLAALAAEGTTTIRNLHYLDRGYENLEAKLEMLGAKVERVSPLNPSPKKSTIVSPLPEEIAASESILSA is encoded by the coding sequence ATGATTCCTTCCATACCCACTCTGAAATCTAACCAGCAATTCAATCAGCCTGTCCTTCGGATCTGTGGCGATCGCTCCCTGGAGGGCGAGGTGCGAATCAGCGGCTCTAAAAATGCCGTATTGCCCATCATGGCGGCGGCTTTACTGAGTGCTGATGAATGCCAGATTCGTAACGTTCCCCAACTGGAAGATGTCACCCAGATGGGACGAATCCTTGAATACCTGGGAGTTTCCGTCGAGCATCGCGGCAGCGTTCTCAATCTCAACTCCGCTTCCCTGTCGGGCATCAAAGCCCCATCCGATGCAGTGCAGAAGCTAAGAGCCGGATTTCTGGTAATTGCTCCCCTCCTGGCACGAACCGGAATGGCGCAGGTTCCCCTGCCCGGCGGCTGTGCGATCGGTTCCCGTCCTGTCGATCTGCATCTGCGTGGACTGGAGGCAATGGGGGCAAAGATCGAAGTCCGGGAAGGGGTTGTTCACGCCTATCTGAAGCAAGGCGATCGCCTACAGGGAGCCAGAATAAAGCTGGACTTTCCCAGCGTTGGCGCAACTGAAGCTTTGATCATGGCGGCAGTTCTGGCGGAGGGAGAGACAGTAATTGAGAACGCGGCTCAGGAACCCGAAGTCGCAGATATGATTGGCTTCTGTCAGCTTATGGGGGCACGAATTAGCGGAGCAGGAACACCCAGAATCGTCATTTCTGGCGTCTCCCACCTGCACGGAACCGAATATCGCGTCATTCCCGATCGCATTGAGGCAGGCACTTTTCTGGCAGCAGCAGCCATTACCCGATCGCCTTTAACGCTCACTTCGGTCAACGCAGCCCATCTGCGAAGTGTAGTGGAAGAGTTATGGGCAATGGGGGCAATGGTACGGGCAGAGAAAACGCCCTCCCTTGAAACTTCACGCCTGCATCGTCTGCGGATTGTCCCGGCAAATAAGCCGATGGGTAGGGTGATTAAAACCAGACCCTATCCTGGATTTCCAACGGATATGCAGCCGCAGTTTATGTCCCTGCTGAGTACCGCGAATGATAACAGCTTCATGATTGAAACGCTGTTTGAAAATCGGTTTCAGCACATCCCTGAGTTAAACCGCATGGGAGCCGATATTCGAGTTCAGGGTAATCAGGCATTGATTTTTGGGGGCGCAAGGCTGGTCGGCACGGATGTCACTGCAACGGATTTACGCGCAGGCGCAGCTTTGGTACTGGCGGCTCTGGCAGCGGAGGGAACTACCACAATTCGGAATTTACACTATCTCGATCGCGGCTACGAAAACCTGGAAGCGAAGTTAGAAATGCTGGGAGCAAAAGTGGAGCGTGTGTCTCCGCTCAATCCATCGCCTAAGAAATCAACGATTGTTTCACCGTTGCCCGAAGAGATCGCTGCATCGGAATCAATCCTGTCTGCATAG
- a CDS encoding response regulator transcription factor: protein MKILLAENDHWTGQQLKSILVAERYTVDWVKDGVKAAELALHEEYDLLLLDLVLPRLDGITICRQVRKQNCQIPILMLAATDCDRDLINALDAGADDLVEKLCNPRRMTAKIRVLLRRQLQTNSTSTLLTWGALTLDPALLQVTYKQCNVVLTPSEYRLLELFLRHPKRLLNRDEIIDRIWSMDGCPSQAAVTNLVKELRRKLKAAGMQEELLETVYGMGYRLMEAPTEFSEKSVPATATYSHSDRLWSGRQMASVAS, encoded by the coding sequence ATGAAGATCTTACTGGCTGAAAACGATCACTGGACTGGACAACAATTGAAATCAATCCTGGTTGCAGAACGGTACACAGTAGATTGGGTCAAGGACGGTGTAAAAGCCGCTGAACTGGCGCTACATGAGGAGTACGATCTCCTGTTGCTCGACTTAGTTTTGCCCCGTCTGGATGGCATTACAATCTGCCGTCAGGTTCGCAAGCAAAATTGCCAGATTCCGATTCTTATGCTTGCCGCTACCGACTGCGATCGCGATTTGATTAATGCTCTGGATGCGGGAGCTGATGATTTAGTCGAAAAGCTGTGTAATCCTCGCCGAATGACGGCAAAAATTCGTGTCCTCTTGCGTCGTCAGCTGCAAACCAACAGCACGAGTACCCTGCTGACCTGGGGCGCATTAACCCTTGATCCAGCATTACTTCAGGTTACATACAAGCAGTGCAACGTAGTCTTAACACCTTCAGAGTACCGCTTGTTGGAGCTATTTCTCCGACACCCAAAACGCCTGCTGAATCGCGATGAAATTATCGATCGCATCTGGTCAATGGATGGCTGTCCGAGTCAGGCAGCAGTCACCAATCTAGTGAAGGAACTGCGCCGCAAATTGAAAGCCGCCGGAATGCAGGAAGAGCTACTCGAAACCGTGTATGGAATGGGCTACCGCCTGATGGAGGCTCCCACCGAATTCAGCGAGAAATCCGTTCCAGCGACCGCAACTTATTCCCACAGCGATCGCCTCTGGTCGGGTCGGCAGATGGCATCCGTTGCGAGTTAA
- a CDS encoding fibro-slime domain-containing protein, with product MTKPLDILTVTATIRDFPINHPDFERDAFTGEVTGLEPRRSDGQEPDPRPEAGIVQAELGQDGKPNYNNGPENQRLTTTGEDNFDQWFGRSPGNYKAVPYPLDFVYDNGQYKFEAKPFFPLDRYLNSDDTFGSFYSQMFNPDGSLTAMGVEVIDRNMRDHGTNQAFLTHSNGTPLTREELIRIYSEWNREGNGELKSRMHNYGFTMEAETAFTYRGDEFFRFEGDDDLWIFIDNLLVIDLGGLHRTASRTLDLQLSDGQDTLVRNLRQDFGIVQADDRLNLVLKKGMTYNLKIFYAERHTFDSNCCFYTSLYLTSQPVEIQPPVVAPEQPEPIASPFPEELIAQPFAALREVRIDAVQDAIEPSYPLSGLPGRFQIRISEPAPAGGVRVRYEIVQDHHKSATYNADYTLSPAQEVLIPEGHQTAEVTVMPKDDRARDSGEGVSLRVVEDTQSGYVATKAQDTVHIRDAFAFGPADRIVCVAPIRTIIRREEEITIVRRVRKVEEVDVSATCPVNTTQF from the coding sequence ATGACTAAGCCTCTCGACATCCTCACGGTCACTGCAACAATTCGCGATTTCCCGATCAACCATCCTGACTTTGAACGGGATGCCTTTACGGGCGAAGTTACCGGACTTGAACCCAGACGATCGGATGGTCAAGAACCCGATCCGCGTCCCGAAGCTGGCATTGTCCAAGCGGAATTAGGGCAGGACGGCAAGCCTAACTACAACAACGGTCCTGAAAACCAACGGCTAACGACTACTGGGGAAGATAACTTCGATCAGTGGTTTGGCAGATCGCCGGGAAACTATAAAGCAGTTCCCTACCCGCTTGACTTTGTTTACGACAACGGACAGTACAAGTTCGAGGCAAAGCCCTTTTTCCCGCTCGATCGCTACCTCAACTCCGACGATACCTTTGGCAGCTTCTACAGCCAGATGTTTAATCCAGACGGATCGCTGACCGCAATGGGCGTAGAGGTAATCGATCGCAATATGAGGGATCACGGTACCAATCAGGCATTTCTGACCCACTCAAACGGAACACCGCTTACCAGGGAAGAACTGATTCGGATTTACAGCGAGTGGAACCGGGAAGGTAATGGCGAGTTGAAGTCTAGAATGCACAACTACGGCTTCACGATGGAGGCAGAAACCGCCTTTACCTATCGAGGCGATGAATTCTTCCGGTTTGAAGGCGATGACGATCTGTGGATTTTTATCGATAATCTGCTGGTGATCGATCTGGGAGGACTGCACCGCACCGCATCAAGAACGCTTGATCTACAGTTATCCGATGGGCAGGATACGCTGGTTCGCAATCTGCGCCAGGATTTCGGCATTGTTCAGGCAGACGATCGCCTGAATCTCGTGCTGAAAAAGGGCATGACCTACAATCTGAAAATCTTCTACGCAGAGCGGCACACCTTTGACTCTAACTGCTGCTTCTACACCTCCCTTTATTTGACCTCCCAGCCCGTTGAAATTCAGCCACCCGTCGTCGCTCCTGAGCAGCCAGAACCGATTGCTTCGCCGTTCCCCGAAGAGCTAATCGCTCAGCCGTTTGCTGCTCTACGCGAGGTGCGAATTGATGCCGTACAGGATGCGATCGAGCCATCTTACCCTCTGTCGGGTCTGCCTGGAAGATTCCAGATTCGGATCAGTGAACCTGCGCCTGCGGGGGGGGTGCGCGTGAGGTATGAAATTGTCCAGGATCATCACAAGTCCGCGACTTACAATGCCGACTACACCCTGAGTCCCGCCCAGGAAGTGCTAATTCCGGAGGGACATCAAACGGCAGAGGTGACGGTCATGCCGAAGGACGATCGCGCCAGAGATTCGGGAGAGGGCGTTAGCCTGCGCGTTGTCGAAGATACCCAGAGCGGATATGTTGCGACAAAGGCTCAGGATACGGTTCACATCCGGGATGCCTTCGCGTTTGGACCTGCCGATCGCATCGTTTGTGTCGCTCCGATTCGGACAATCATTCGACGGGAAGAAGAAATCACGATCGTTCGCAGAGTCAGGAAGGTCGAAGAAGTTGATGTTAGTGCGACCTGCCCAGTTAACACAACTCAGTTCTGA
- a CDS encoding tetratricopeptide repeat protein — translation MPNLPISILLAVLLLVVFRQRSTRNATLKESKQDGSQFLMEDSQEQQEGNPFPMENIQESQEGHQPGSEDSQQQTEIAEDVILQDTISQDAVLQDAILENKQESQDSDRNQFEQEAAIFLSLNAETDAETDAEATAEKESSANESNSTENLHDTADENEQQPQELTDSNITLDQKQTEDSITDSVTAAETAANGETNRETEPKTEPLGQDAYRLGNQSFEAKDYPQAIARYTQAISEKPDYAEAYNNRANVYYVTRRYQEAIADYTSALSIDWAYAKAYYNRGNARYAVQQYEQAIEDFSQAIELDPAYAQAYNNRGSSYLALKAYQNAVDDYDTALDLNPRFVEAYNNIGNVYFHLKQYDAAIDNYNQSLAVLPTQAVAYNNRGNAYFELGNYEKAIQDYDRALSLQETYAEAYYNRGLAYRRLSQYETAEKDLHRAVQLAKQQGKTALLQELTTAIPQ, via the coding sequence ATGCCGAATCTACCGATTTCCATCCTGTTGGCTGTGCTGCTGCTGGTTGTATTCAGGCAGCGATCGACTCGCAATGCAACCCTGAAAGAGAGCAAGCAGGATGGAAGTCAATTCCTTATGGAAGATAGCCAGGAACAACAGGAGGGCAATCCATTTCCCATGGAAAATATCCAGGAGTCACAGGAAGGGCATCAGCCGGGTTCGGAGGACAGTCAGCAGCAGACAGAAATTGCAGAAGATGTAATTTTACAAGACACAATCTCACAAGATGCAGTCTTACAAGATGCAATCTTAGAGAACAAGCAAGAATCGCAAGACAGCGATCGAAATCAATTCGAGCAGGAAGCAGCTATTTTTCTGTCTCTGAATGCTGAGACGGATGCTGAGACAGATGCTGAAGCTACGGCTGAAAAAGAGAGTTCTGCTAACGAGTCAAATTCAACCGAAAATCTCCACGATACTGCTGACGAGAACGAGCAGCAACCGCAGGAGCTGACAGATTCAAACATTACGCTTGATCAGAAACAAACAGAAGATTCTATCACTGACAGTGTAACCGCCGCAGAAACAGCAGCCAACGGCGAGACAAATCGCGAGACTGAGCCGAAAACCGAACCCTTGGGACAGGACGCCTATCGCTTGGGCAATCAGTCCTTCGAGGCAAAAGACTATCCGCAGGCGATCGCCCGCTACACCCAGGCAATCAGCGAAAAGCCGGATTACGCGGAGGCATACAATAATCGCGCTAACGTCTACTATGTGACTCGCAGATATCAGGAAGCGATCGCAGACTACACTTCTGCTCTTTCAATTGATTGGGCTTACGCCAAGGCTTACTACAATCGCGGCAATGCCCGTTACGCCGTGCAGCAATACGAGCAGGCGATCGAAGATTTTAGTCAAGCGATCGAACTCGATCCAGCCTATGCCCAGGCATATAACAATCGGGGCAGCAGCTATCTGGCTCTGAAGGCTTACCAAAATGCGGTAGACGACTATGATACTGCCCTTGACCTGAATCCCCGCTTTGTCGAGGCGTACAACAATATTGGCAACGTTTATTTTCACCTCAAGCAATACGATGCGGCGATCGACAATTACAATCAATCCCTGGCAGTTCTGCCCACCCAGGCAGTCGCCTACAACAATCGCGGCAATGCCTATTTTGAGCTAGGCAACTACGAAAAAGCCATTCAGGACTACGATCGTGCCCTGTCGCTCCAGGAGACCTATGCAGAGGCTTACTACAATCGCGGACTGGCGTATCGTCGTTTGAGCCAATATGAAACTGCGGAAAAAGATTTACATCGAGCCGTTCAACTCGCCAAACAGCAGGGAAAGACCGCATTGCTTCAAGAATTGACCACCGCTATCCCACAATAG